In a single window of the Candidatus Eisenbacteria bacterium genome:
- the typA gene encoding translational GTPase TypA — translation MRANPDLRHPVRLPAHQFRRRQQHDRLRDRPDGHGPAHPGDPVGRLYRDLERGGGFGWARGQEIRPHVGSHARHRSSDQRHDPGPVLLWDRYLQRTDHDAGDLHQGGRLRLSDGDRDGERPRRALLRRGRRGLLREPDRARAPEVQRNDRHAVGHRIRNQEVRGHPPRGPFFLTGKQEVARLEEVESIRNIAIIAHVDHGKTTLVDAMLKQSGTYRDNERIIERVMDSMDLERERGITIMAKNTSVRYRGVKINIVDTPGHSDFGGEVERVLKMVDGVMLLVDASEGPLPQTRFVLRKALEQSLPAIVVVNKIDRQDARPTEVVNEIYDLFIDLDASERQIEFPILYAVSRDGIAKRSLTDCGTDLTPLFEEIVRSIPPPRARMEGKLQLLVANLDYDDYVGRIAIGRVFSGKISVGDQVSVCKLDGTEVKTRITQLYTFEALKRVPVENAAAGEIVALAGIEGIYIGETVSSLEDPVRLPPITVDEPTISMIFSVNNSPFAGRDGRYVTSRQVRERLFKETLGNVSIRVEDAESADGCKVSGRGELQLAILIEMMRREGFELQVSKPEVITREVDGRRLEPIELVVIDAPEMFIGVITEALGRRKGQMTKMVNHGRGGGQHRVRMEFEVPTRGLIGFRSEFLTDTKGTGLLNTMFLRWDAWQGAIVNRLTGALVSDRVGQATPYALYNLQERGELFIRPGTGVYEGMIVGENARDADMDVNVTREKKLTNMRASGSDEAVRLIPFRELSLEQALEFINQDELVEVTPAAIRLRKRILAANVRPKRKEA, via the coding sequence ATGCGCGCAAACCCAGATCTGCGGCACCCTGTCCGACTTCCAGCCCATCAATTTCGGCGGCGGCAGCAACACGATCGACTGCGCGATCGCCCTGATGGACACGGGCCGGCCCACCCCGGTGACCCAGTCGGGCGGCTATACCGCGACCTCGAACGTGGTGGCGGCTTCGGTTGGGCTCGCGGTCAAGAAATCCGGCCGCACGTCGGGTCTCACGCACGGCACCGTTCAAGCGATCAACGTCACGATCCAGGTCCAGTACTCCTCTGGGATCGCTACCTTCAACGGACAGATCATGACGCCGGCGACCTTCATCAGGGCGGGAGACTCCGGCTCTCTGATGGTGACCGAGACGGCGAACGACCCCGTCGGGCTTTGCTTCGCCGGGGGCGGAGGGGGCTCCTTCGCGAACCCGATCGGGCCCGTGCTCCAGAGGTTCAACGCAACGATCGCCACGCAGTAGGGCACAGGATCAGGAACCAGGAAGTCCGGGGCCATCCGCCGCGTGGCCCCTTTTTTCTAACTGGGAAACAGGAGGTCGCACGCTTGGAAGAGGTCGAGTCCATTCGGAACATCGCGATCATCGCGCACGTGGACCATGGGAAAACGACGCTTGTGGACGCGATGCTCAAGCAGAGCGGCACCTACCGGGACAACGAGCGGATCATCGAGCGCGTCATGGACAGCATGGATCTCGAGCGCGAGCGCGGGATCACGATCATGGCGAAGAACACTTCGGTCCGCTATCGGGGGGTCAAGATCAACATCGTGGACACCCCCGGTCACTCGGACTTCGGCGGGGAAGTGGAACGGGTGCTCAAGATGGTGGACGGAGTGATGCTCCTCGTCGATGCGTCGGAGGGGCCGCTCCCCCAAACGCGGTTCGTGCTGCGCAAGGCGCTCGAGCAGTCGCTCCCGGCGATCGTCGTTGTGAACAAGATCGACCGCCAGGACGCCCGTCCCACCGAGGTTGTGAACGAGATCTACGACCTCTTTATCGATCTCGACGCCAGCGAGCGTCAGATCGAGTTTCCGATCCTCTACGCGGTGAGCCGCGACGGCATCGCCAAGCGGTCGCTCACCGATTGCGGCACCGACTTGACTCCGCTCTTCGAGGAGATCGTTCGAAGCATCCCGCCGCCGCGCGCGCGGATGGAGGGAAAGCTCCAGCTCCTCGTGGCCAACCTCGACTACGACGATTACGTCGGACGGATCGCGATCGGGAGGGTTTTTTCCGGGAAGATTTCGGTGGGGGACCAGGTCTCCGTTTGCAAGCTGGACGGGACCGAGGTCAAGACGAGGATCACTCAGCTCTACACTTTCGAAGCGCTGAAGCGCGTGCCCGTCGAGAACGCGGCCGCCGGCGAGATCGTCGCGCTCGCGGGTATCGAAGGCATCTATATCGGCGAGACGGTTTCCTCCCTCGAGGACCCCGTGCGCCTGCCCCCGATCACCGTGGACGAGCCGACGATCTCGATGATCTTCTCCGTCAACAATTCTCCGTTCGCCGGACGAGACGGGCGCTATGTCACCTCCCGCCAGGTTCGGGAGCGCCTCTTCAAGGAGACGCTCGGGAACGTCTCGATCCGCGTCGAGGACGCCGAGTCGGCGGACGGCTGCAAGGTTTCCGGACGCGGAGAGCTGCAGCTCGCCATCCTGATCGAGATGATGCGGCGCGAAGGCTTCGAGCTTCAGGTCTCGAAGCCCGAGGTCATCACCCGGGAGGTCGACGGCAGGCGCTTGGAGCCGATCGAGCTGGTCGTGATCGACGCGCCGGAGATGTTCATCGGCGTGATCACGGAGGCGCTTGGTCGGCGAAAGGGACAGATGACCAAGATGGTCAACCACGGCCGCGGCGGGGGCCAGCACCGCGTCCGCATGGAGTTCGAGGTGCCGACGCGCGGCTTGATCGGGTTCCGCTCGGAGTTTCTCACCGATACGAAGGGGACAGGGCTCTTGAACACGATGTTTTTGCGCTGGGATGCGTGGCAGGGCGCCATCGTGAACCGCCTGACGGGAGCCCTCGTGTCCGACCGGGTCGGCCAGGCGACCCCCTACGCCCTCTACAACCTGCAAGAGAGGGGTGAGCTATTCATCCGCCCCGGCACGGGCGTCTACGAGGGAATGATCGTCGGCGAGAACGCGCGGGACGCCGATATGGACGTCAACGTGACCCGCGAAAAGAAGCTGACGAACATGCGCGCATCCGGCTCGGACGAAGCAGTGCGGCTCATCCCCTTCCGCGAGCTGTCGCTCGAGCAGGCGCTCGAGTTCATCAACCAGGACGAGCTGGTCGAGGTGACCCCGGCCGCGATCCGCCTCCGGAAGCGGATCCTCGCCGCGAACGTGAGGCCGAAGCGGAAGGAAGCGTAG
- a CDS encoding prohibitin family protein, translating to MKRLSGFALVLALSAGCAAVPPQHVGVLDTFGKVHDQTWGPGLHAWAPWLGVHRINCRTLQAEEQTITPTGEGLLVGLDVSLVYHANPDKGAEIYSRYGGLAGIEANVLQPEFRSTIRDVTAGFNAVDLYSGRRQEVSATMLSELRKRLEGRGITVEAVLLRNVKMPKQVSDAVEAKLAADQKAQQMEFVLRKEKSEAERKRIEAGGIADFQRIVTAGITPGLLTWKGIEATEKLAESANSKFIVVGGKNGLPLILNP from the coding sequence ATGAAGCGTCTTTCCGGATTTGCGCTCGTGCTCGCGTTATCGGCGGGCTGCGCGGCGGTGCCGCCGCAGCACGTCGGCGTTCTGGACACGTTCGGCAAGGTGCACGACCAGACCTGGGGCCCCGGGCTCCACGCGTGGGCTCCCTGGCTCGGAGTCCATCGCATCAACTGCCGCACGCTCCAGGCCGAAGAGCAGACGATCACTCCCACCGGAGAAGGGCTCCTCGTGGGGCTCGACGTCAGCTTGGTGTATCACGCGAATCCGGACAAGGGGGCGGAGATCTATTCGCGGTACGGCGGGCTCGCGGGCATCGAGGCGAACGTCCTGCAGCCTGAGTTCCGATCCACGATTCGCGACGTCACCGCGGGCTTCAACGCGGTCGATCTCTACTCGGGTCGGCGTCAGGAAGTGAGCGCGACCATGCTCAGCGAGCTGCGAAAGCGGCTGGAAGGGCGCGGGATCACGGTCGAGGCGGTTCTTCTCCGCAACGTCAAGATGCCGAAGCAGGTCTCCGACGCGGTCGAAGCGAAGCTTGCCGCGGACCAGAAGGCGCAGCAGATGGAGTTCGTGCTCCGCAAGGAGAAGAGTGAGGCCGAGCGGAAGCGGATCGAGGCGGGCGGCATCGCCGATTTCCAGCGGATCGTGACCGCGGGGATCACCCCCGGGCTCCTCACCTGGAAGGGAATCGAGGCGACCGAGAAGCTCGCGGAGTCCGCCAATTCGAAGTTCATCGTGGTCGGAGGCAAAAACGGGCTGCCGCTGATCCTGAATCCCTAG
- a CDS encoding DoxX family protein — MDEHARGKFSDWALTLLRIVVGFLFFCHGAQKILGWFAEPGAPKMSFKFPELPWFAGILELVGGALIALGILTRPVAFLLSGEMAVAYFMAHAPHGFWPILNHGELAVLYCFVFLFLAAHGGGPYSVDARRRKNRHP, encoded by the coding sequence ATGGATGAACACGCGCGGGGGAAGTTCAGCGACTGGGCGCTCACGCTGCTTCGGATCGTCGTTGGATTTCTCTTCTTTTGCCATGGGGCGCAGAAAATCCTGGGCTGGTTCGCCGAACCGGGCGCTCCCAAGATGTCGTTCAAGTTTCCGGAGCTGCCCTGGTTCGCGGGGATCCTGGAACTGGTCGGGGGCGCCCTCATCGCGCTGGGGATTCTGACACGACCGGTCGCGTTCCTCCTCTCGGGGGAGATGGCGGTCGCCTATTTCATGGCCCATGCCCCGCACGGGTTCTGGCCCATCCTGAATCACGGTGAGCTCGCGGTCCTGTACTGCTTCGTTTTCCTATTCCTCGCGGCGCATGGGGGCGGGCCGTACTCGGTCGACGCGCGAAGGCGGAAGAACCGGCATCCATAG
- a CDS encoding transcriptional regulator, whose translation MAELERTPRRRVRRAALKRPAARVPRQRAPSVGPPELNRLIHERLRLGILSALAVNDSLTFKELKRLMRTTDGNLSVHARKLEGARYIVCAKSFEGRLPRTEFRITELGRRSLLRYLDHMEALITATRERR comes from the coding sequence GTGGCTGAGCTCGAGCGGACTCCGCGAAGACGCGTCCGCCGCGCCGCGCTCAAGCGGCCCGCCGCGCGCGTCCCACGCCAACGCGCACCCTCGGTCGGCCCGCCGGAGCTCAACCGGCTCATCCACGAGCGGCTGCGCCTTGGGATCCTGAGCGCCCTGGCCGTGAACGACTCGTTGACGTTCAAGGAGCTCAAGCGCCTCATGCGAACCACGGACGGGAACCTGAGCGTGCACGCGCGGAAGCTCGAAGGGGCGAGGTACATCGTGTGCGCCAAATCCTTCGAAGGCCGGCTCCCCAGGACCGAGTTTCGAATCACGGAGCTCGGGCGGCGCTCCCTTCTACGCTATCTGGACCACATGGAGGCGCTGATCACGGCCACGCGGGAGCGCCGGTGA
- a CDS encoding DUF4097 domain-containing protein, which yields MMRAALAAVLLAAVSLIPRPAAFAAERWDSETGVSAKGVVVPQPDTTIVVRPGITLEIENFGGAITVKTWDREAIKIAADHSLRDQILIEKTGSALRLKVKSRRWVPGSVRYRITAPRWMKLELSGVNTDVDVEDSRGEVRVETVQGDVTLRGCSGFASLSSIQGLIRVQGIRGRIEASSVNQGVHLENIVGPIFAESVNGGIVIEGAQSDSVEASTVNGPVTFEGAISDAGFYRFATHNGCIDVAMPERSNATLSLSTFSGGIDSSFPVTLKKIKSRRFQTTLGSGRAKLELESFQGTIFLRRPNEARSRCTSEDEDKGEEHEKAESDEDDDE from the coding sequence GTGATGCGCGCGGCGCTCGCGGCGGTCCTCTTGGCTGCCGTCTCCTTGATCCCGCGGCCCGCGGCCTTTGCAGCCGAGCGCTGGGATTCCGAGACCGGCGTCTCCGCAAAGGGGGTCGTCGTCCCGCAACCCGACACGACCATCGTCGTGCGGCCCGGGATCACGCTCGAGATCGAGAATTTCGGCGGCGCGATTACCGTGAAGACCTGGGACCGGGAGGCGATCAAGATCGCCGCGGACCATTCTCTGAGGGATCAGATCTTGATCGAGAAAACCGGCTCCGCTCTGCGACTCAAGGTGAAATCGCGCCGATGGGTGCCGGGTTCCGTGCGCTACCGCATTACGGCGCCCCGCTGGATGAAGCTCGAGCTTTCCGGGGTGAACACCGATGTCGACGTCGAAGACTCGCGCGGCGAGGTGCGCGTCGAGACCGTGCAGGGAGACGTCACGCTCAGGGGTTGCTCCGGGTTTGCCTCGCTCAGCTCGATTCAGGGTTTGATCCGAGTGCAGGGAATTCGAGGACGCATCGAGGCCAGCTCGGTGAATCAGGGCGTCCACCTCGAGAACATCGTGGGCCCGATCTTCGCGGAATCGGTGAACGGTGGAATCGTCATCGAAGGCGCCCAATCCGATTCGGTGGAGGCGTCCACGGTCAACGGGCCGGTCACGTTCGAGGGCGCGATTTCCGACGCGGGCTTTTACCGTTTTGCCACGCACAACGGCTGCATCGACGTCGCCATGCCCGAGCGGTCCAACGCCACGCTGTCCCTCTCGACCTTCAGCGGCGGAATCGACTCGAGCTTCCCCGTGACGCTGAAGAAGATCAAGTCCAGGCGATTTCAGACGACGCTCGGCTCGGGCAGGGCCAAGCTCGAGCTCGAGTCCTTCCAGGGCACGATCTTCCTCCGCCGGCCGAACGAGGCCCGCTCCCGCTGTACCTCGGAGGACGAAGACAAGGGAGAGGAGCACGAGAAGGCCGAATCGGACGAGGATGACGATGAATGA
- a CDS encoding anti-sigma factor — MQDPWTHRLSEYLDEELDREERERLEEHLGICPECASILAGLRQVRARARDLKDAAPPPSLWARIEAGILARRTVPFPGSRIEPEHAAEPYFARGRRFSFSIPQLVAACLAVALVSGGAVFGLLKNPKRPATAPVPSLSGAPESGTMSAPERGTSPPARAEPASLGAVSPKGSLESPHEEAIAELRKALARERDRLDPATIRTLESNLAIIDLAIDQAKRALAADPANTYVKEHLADTMRRKVELLQRATMLASSSTSEGSR; from the coding sequence CCATCGGTTGTCCGAGTACTTGGACGAGGAGCTCGACCGAGAGGAACGCGAGAGGCTCGAGGAGCATCTGGGAATCTGCCCCGAGTGCGCCTCGATCCTCGCCGGCCTCCGGCAGGTCCGCGCCCGCGCGCGCGATCTGAAAGACGCGGCTCCGCCTCCAAGTCTCTGGGCCCGCATCGAGGCGGGCATCCTGGCCCGGCGCACGGTTCCCTTCCCGGGAAGCCGGATCGAGCCCGAGCACGCCGCGGAACCGTATTTCGCACGCGGGCGGCGGTTCTCATTCTCGATCCCCCAGCTGGTCGCGGCATGCCTCGCGGTGGCCCTGGTCTCCGGGGGCGCCGTGTTCGGGCTCTTGAAAAACCCCAAACGGCCGGCCACGGCTCCCGTCCCTTCGCTGAGCGGAGCGCCCGAGTCGGGGACCATGTCGGCGCCGGAGCGGGGGACCTCCCCGCCCGCACGGGCCGAGCCCGCCTCCCTCGGGGCGGTGTCCCCGAAGGGCTCCTTGGAGTCGCCCCACGAGGAAGCGATCGCGGAGCTTCGCAAAGCGCTCGCGCGCGAGCGGGATCGACTCGACCCCGCCACAATCCGCACCTTGGAATCCAACCTGGCCATCATCGATCTGGCGATCGACCAGGCGAAGCGCGCCCTCGCCGCGGATCCCGCGAACACCTATGTCAAGGAGCACCTCGCCGACACGATGCGGCGGAAGGTCGAGCTTCTGCAGCGCGCCACGATGCTGGCGAGCTCATCCACTTCGGAGGGATCCCGGTGA